A stretch of the Deinococcus aquaedulcis genome encodes the following:
- a CDS encoding GGDEF domain-containing protein — translation MSEALHRAELAAIEEQLRHASGAARMTLHRDAAYVALDLGHSALAMTHAVQCLDAARGLGDPRLEAKAHVTAALVMADAYDDQGAETHFSRAEALARACGDARGVALVAVNASHFELERNDSAAAAARLQALLDSDYAPGLLIADVRVGHELHQSFHINYVKGAALALRGEVPADLRARLEAQLPVSAAFLQTLHQEEGLDTARWGPDILDALTAYALWQGRPDEALALADEEVALSRVGGTSLQLGRALLERAGVHAERGEWTQVILDAQEAAPLFEQAGRDLLSVQAWQAVADARAQQGHYREAFEVQRQLTARTQALHRAFFQQGAQLRQIERQAQEAEVRARALAEAALRDPLTGVPNRTHAMNRLQEVWAQAQQGQPNSVALLDIDHFKSVNDRFGHAVGDEVLTRVAQGLSEAVRGTGCLTRFGGEEFLLILPDLSPQDARRVCERLRQTLRELSWADLAPGLAVTGSFGVAAVRRGLPVKDTLQAADGALYAAKAAGRDTVRVELRPAGIGESD, via the coding sequence GTGAGTGAGGCGCTGCACCGCGCCGAGCTGGCGGCGATTGAAGAGCAGCTTCGCCACGCCAGCGGCGCGGCGCGGATGACCCTGCACCGGGACGCGGCGTACGTGGCCCTGGACCTGGGGCACTCGGCGCTGGCCATGACGCACGCCGTGCAGTGCCTGGACGCCGCGCGCGGCCTGGGTGATCCCCGCCTGGAGGCCAAGGCGCATGTGACCGCCGCGCTGGTGATGGCCGACGCCTACGATGACCAGGGCGCGGAAACGCACTTTTCGCGGGCCGAGGCGCTGGCCCGCGCCTGTGGGGACGCGCGCGGCGTGGCACTGGTGGCGGTGAACGCCTCGCACTTCGAACTGGAACGGAACGACTCTGCCGCCGCCGCTGCCCGCCTGCAGGCCCTGCTGGACTCGGATTATGCCCCGGGCCTCTTGATCGCCGACGTGCGGGTGGGCCACGAACTGCACCAGTCCTTTCACATCAACTATGTCAAGGGCGCGGCCCTGGCGCTGCGCGGCGAGGTGCCCGCCGACCTGCGCGCGCGGCTGGAGGCGCAGCTGCCGGTGTCAGCGGCCTTTCTGCAGACCCTACACCAGGAAGAGGGCCTGGACACCGCGCGCTGGGGCCCCGACATTCTGGACGCACTGACCGCCTACGCGCTGTGGCAGGGCCGCCCCGACGAGGCGCTGGCGCTGGCCGACGAGGAAGTGGCCCTCTCGCGGGTGGGCGGCACCAGCCTGCAACTGGGCCGGGCGCTGCTGGAACGCGCCGGGGTGCATGCCGAGCGCGGCGAGTGGACGCAGGTGATTCTGGACGCGCAGGAGGCCGCGCCCCTGTTCGAACAGGCCGGGCGCGACCTGCTGTCGGTGCAGGCGTGGCAGGCCGTGGCCGACGCCCGCGCCCAGCAGGGCCACTACCGCGAGGCCTTTGAGGTGCAGCGGCAGCTGACCGCGCGCACCCAGGCGCTGCACCGGGCCTTTTTTCAGCAGGGCGCGCAGCTGCGCCAGATTGAGCGCCAAGCGCAGGAGGCCGAGGTGCGTGCCCGCGCCCTGGCCGAGGCGGCGCTGCGCGACCCGCTGACCGGGGTGCCCAACCGCACGCACGCCATGAACCGCCTGCAGGAGGTCTGGGCCCAGGCGCAGCAGGGCCAGCCCAACAGTGTGGCCCTGCTGGACATTGACCATTTCAAGAGTGTGAATGACCGCTTCGGCCACGCGGTGGGCGACGAGGTCCTGACCCGGGTGGCGCAGGGCCTGAGTGAGGCGGTGCGCGGCACCGGCTGCCTGACCCGCTTTGGCGGCGAGGAATTTCTGCTGATCCTGCCTGACCTCAGCCCACAGGACGCGCGCCGGGTGTGCGAGCGGCTGCGCCAGACCCTGCGCGAGCTGAGCTGGGCCGACCTGGCCCCCGGTCTGGCGGTCACGGGCAGCTTCGGCGTGGCGGCGGTGCGCCGGGGCCTGCCAGTCAAGGACACATTGCAGGCCGCAGACGGCGCCCTGTACGCGGCCAAGGCTGCCGGGCGGGACACGGTACGGGTCGAGCTGCGCCCAGCCGGCATTGGGGAAAGCGACTGA